GTATCTTGTTTAACGGTTGTTAAAGCCGGATTGATATAAGTTGACCTCGGAATGTCATCAAAACCGGCCACAGAAATATCTTCCGGTACATTCAGGCCATGTTTATTAAAGGCTCGAATGGCTCCAATCGCAATCAAATCACTGACACAAAATACGGCGGTGAAATCCATGTCACGAT
This is a stretch of genomic DNA from Gammaproteobacteria bacterium. It encodes these proteins:
- a CDS encoding substrate-binding domain-containing protein; translation: RDMDFTAVFCVSDLIAIGAIRAFNKHGLNVPEDISVAGFDDIPRSTYINPALTTVKQDTQHAGELLVDALIALIHDEEPSQIRLLEPSLIKRDSTKILFA